The genomic stretch CATTGACGTGGGCATCAAGGATTTGTTCGTCACCTCTGACGGTTTTAAGTCCGGCAATCCCCGCCATACCGCCCAACACGCGGTTAAACTGGCGAAGTATCAACGCCGTCTTGCCAAGAAGAAACGCGGCAGCAAGAACCGGCTGAAAGCTAAACGCAAGGTTGCCCGTGTTCACGCGAAGATTTCCGATTGCCGTTCGGACAACTTGCACAAACTGTCCCGCAGATTAATAAACGAGAACCAAGTGATCTGCGTTGAAAACCTCGCCGTGAAGAACATGATTAAGAACCCGACACTGGCCAAGCACATTGCTGATGCAAGCTGGGGGGAATTTACCCGCCAACTGGCGTACAAAGCCCACTGGGCAGGCAGGACGTATGTCGAGATCGACCGTTTCTTTCCTTCCAGCAAACGCTGTAACGGCTGCGGGTTCGTGAAAGCAAACATGCCGCTGGACGTGCGGTCTTGGGAATGCCCCGAATGTGGCGCAACCCACGACCGTGACGTGAATGCGGCACGTAACATTTTAGCCGCCGGACTGGCGGTGTTAGCCTTTGGAGAGAATGTTAGCGGTGATGGCATTTCGGTGTCGTTGTCCTGTTCTCGATGAATTAGGAATCCCCTTCCTTTAGGGAGGGGAGGAGGTCAAGTTTAGCCCTTATCGAGAGAGAGATTTTTAGCCCGGTGGCCAGCTCAAATGCCGCCCCGCCAGCACATGCAAATGAATATGGAACACGCTTTGCCCCGCGTCCGCGCCACAATTCATCACTACACGGTAGCCGTCATCTGCATAACCCGCATCCGCCGCCACTTGTTTGGCTGCCAAATACAATTTGCCAATCAAGGCTGCATCGTCTGGCTGGATGTCATTGATGGTGGCAATGTGTTTGCGCGGAATCACCAACACATGCAACGGCGCTTGCGGGTTAAGGTCGTGAAACGCAATCACGTCCTCATCTTCGTAAGCGATCTTCGCCGGGATTTCACCTGCCACAATACGGCAGAATAAACAGTTACTCATCAGTATTTTCTCCGTCCTTCAAAGGCGTGGGAAAGCGTGCCGCTGTCAACGTATTCGAGTTCGCTGCCCATCGGCACACCGTGCGCAATGCGGCTGGCAGGAATATTGCGTTTCGCCGCCAGTTCGCTGATGTAATGGGCGGTGACTTCGCCTTCTACCGTGGGGTTGGTGGCAAGAATCAACTCCTGCACCTCACCTTCATCGAGCCGCGCTTCCAGCACATCCAGCCCGATGTCTTCCGGGCCAATGCCATCCAGCGGCGACAAACGCCCACCCAGCACGAAATAGTAACCGCGATAACCGGTCGCCTGTTCCACCGCCACCACGTCAGAGGGGTGTTCCACCACGCACAGCAAATTGGGTTGCCGGGCAGGATTCGCGCAAATACGGCAGGTTTCATGCTCGGTAAGTGTGCGGCAACGTGAGCAATGGCGCACGTCACGCATCGCCCGCGCCATCACAGCCGCGAGCCGTTCGCCACTACGCCGGTCATTTTCCAGCAAGTGGAAGGCCATGCGCTGCGCGGTGCGCGAACCCACACCGGGCAGGCAGCGCAAGGCATCCACCAATTCTTTCAGCAGCGAGGATTCGCTCATCTTAGAATGGCATCTTGAAGCCAGGCGGCATCGGCATACCGGCAGTCACGCCCGCCATGCGCTCGCTGGATTCCTCTTCGAGCTTGTGAACGGCATCGTTAAACGCGGCGGTCACCAAGTCTTCGATCATGTCTTTGTCATCAGCAAACAAGCTTGGGTCAATCGTGATGCGCTTGCATTCGTGCTTGCCGGTGATCACCACGGAGACCAAGCCGCCACCGGATTGCCCGGTCACTTCCATCGCAGCAATTTCTGCCTGCGCTTTCTGCATGTTTTCCTGCATTTTTTGCGCCTGCTTCATCAGGCCGCCAATTCCAGCTTTACCCATCATGGTGTGTATGTCCTCGATTGTGTTCAATAACCAGCAGTTTACTACACTAACTGCCCTTTGTGCGCGGGCGGATACTGCCCGGCACAATCACTGCCCCGAAAGTTTCTTGCAATTGCTGCACGAAAGGGTCATTCCGAATCGCCTCTTCGGCGGCGGTCTGCTTTTCAGCACCTTCGCGCAGGGTACGTTTTTCGGGGGTTTCTTCGCTTAGGGTCGCCAGCTCGAAATGGAGCTTCAGTGTACGCCCGTAATATTTAGCGAGCGCTTCAGCCAATTGGGCTTCGGCAGTGCTGCTTTGCAGGCTGGAACCGCTTTCGTCCAGCAACAACGTAATCTGGTCATCCGTCACACTTTCCAACAGGCAATGTTGCGCCAAGGGCAAGGCCATGCCGGTGAGGTTTAATTGGGGGTAGAGGGTGTGCCAGTCGTTGGTGGAAGCGGCGGACGGCGGAAGAAACCCCTCCCCAGCCCTCCCCTTATCAGGGAAGGGAGCAGGAACAGGGGCGGGTGCTGCTACTACGGCAACTTCCTCTTCCGGTTCCGGCTCCTCCCCTGATAAGGGGAGGTTAGGAGGGGTTTCTTTCTTAGGTTGAAATTCTTCAACTACAATTTTTTTTTTCTCAGCCGGTGCCGAGGGTATCGAGTCTTGACGGGCAGTCCCGTCATCAAGCCGGAACGCCAGCATCCGCAACAGCAGCATTTCAAAGCCACCACGCGGGTCTGGGGCTAACGGCAAATCACGCCGCCCATACAAAGCCATCTGGTAATAGAGTTGCACATCCGCCGGTGATAACAGTTTTGCCAGCGCGGCCACATCAACATCCGCCTCATCGGCAGCCACCACTTGCTGTACCGCAATGCTGTGCAACAAGGAAATGAAACTATCGGCGGCAGCCGTAAAATCGGTAGTCAGTTGCGCCATTTGCCCCACGATGGCGAGCATCCGCGCCCCGTCATCATCCGCCACGGCCTGCAACAAGCCGATCAAATGTTCATGGGGTAACAGGCCGAGCATGTCTTGCACGTCATCTTCGCTGACGGCTCCACCACCGGCGACAATCGCCTGATCGGTCAGGCTCAGAGCATCACGCATACTGCCATCGGCTGCCCGCGCCAGAATACGCAAGGCACTTTCACTGAACGGGATATTTTCCTGTTCCAGCACCGTCGCCAGATAGCCGCTGATCATGTCAACCGGCATCCGTTTCAAATTGAATTGCAGGCAACGTGACAGAATCGTGACCGGCAATTTCTGCGGGTCAGTGGTCGCAAACAGGAATTTGACGTGGGGCGGCGGCTCTTCCAGCGTCTTCAACAGGGCGTTGAAACTGTGCCCGGAAAGCATGTGCACTTCGTCAATCAGGTAAATTTTGAAGCGTCCACGGGTCGGCGCGTATTGCACATTGTCCAGCAAATCGCGGGTATCTTCGACCTTGGTGCGTGAAGCGGCATCGACTTCGATCAAATCAACGTGGCGGCCTTCAGCAATTTCGCGGCAACTGCGGCATTCCCCGCACGGTTTGGCGGTCACACCGGTTTCACAATTGAGGCATTTGGCGAAAATTCGTGCCAGAGTGGTCTTGCCTACCCCACGCGTGCCGGTAAACAGGTAAGCATGATGCAAACGTTGTTTGCCATCATCGCCGTCCAGCGCATTCATCAAGGCTCGCAATACGTGCGCCTGACCGACCATTTGCTGGAAGTCTTGAGGCCGCCATTTTCGTGCAAGTACTTGATAACTCATTGGATAATAATAGAATTCTTAGAGTGGGTGGCAACCTGCACCAGCCACATCCCGGCGCCCGAATCAGTGGCTGTTGCTGCTCCCTTCCGGGCCTGACAAGGTTCACCACTTATCGTCGCGGGAGAACCAATGCAGGCCACCATTGCGAAGAGTCGAGGATTATGACCGAATTGCTAAAGCGCGACAAGGCATTTACGAGATCGTCGGAAATCCTACCGCATTCATAGAAATTACATTGCTTAATACAGGCTGATTGACTATAAACACCATTGGTAGTTATTTACCCCCAGTTGAGTATCGCAAGGAAACGTGCCCATGATCCGCAAAATATTGATCGCAGATGATTCCAATACTGAACGCCTGCACCTGACTCACATTCTGGAATCAGCAGGCTTTGAAGTCATGGCGGCTCAATCTGGCAATGAAGCCAAAATACTGGCGGAGTCTCAACAGCCTGATCTCATTTTACTCGATATTATCATGGATGATGGGGATGGTTATCAGGCGTGTCGTGCCATCAAACGTAACCCCATAACCCAAGCCATTCCAGTGATCATGGTATCCAGCAAATCCAACCCGGTGGATAAACAATGGGCACAAAAACTGGGCGCTACTGACTACATCGTCAAGCCGTATACAGAGGCAGATGTACTGCAACAGATTGCCAAACTGTAGCAGTTAGATACCCTGACGATGCTTTCCCAACAATAAAACCAATCAAGCATAACAACAGAGGAATGAACAGGTGCAAACGTCATCCGGATCGGTAGCCAGCCGATTTTATTACCGTATCGGCATACATTTTATCCTGCTGGAAGCGGAGATCCGTACCGAAGTGCTGAGCGAGCAAGTGACTTACCCGCTACCCTTCTCCCCTGCATGGTGCGCTGGGCTTATCAGCTTACGAGGCGAATTATACCCTATTGTTGATATGCATCAGGTCTTGCAAGGCCAATCCTTCGCTACTACCCCACAGCTCTTGCTGATACAGCACCCACGCTTTCCCCCTATTGCCCTGACTTGCGACGGCTATCCGCGCCAGTTAAAGCTCCCTGCGCAAGATTTGGATTTGCAAGTGGGTGAAAATCTGCCGGGTTGGATTCCCCATGTCCTGCATCACGACAGCAATACCCTATTGGTTGCCGACCACGGCAGATTATTACGGCACTTACAGCGCACACAAGGAAGTTGAGCCACATACCACAGAGGAATTTACATCATGAAAAACAAAAACAAACATTACGCCGCCATTGCCGGGTTATTGAGCCTGTTATGCGCCCCACCCGCAACCCAAGCTGAAGATGGCGTCACCGACACTGAGATCGTTATCGGCGGCGTCATGGATTTGGATGGTCGTTCCAGTGGCCTTGGGCTTGGTATGAAGGAGGGCATCGAAGCCGCCTTGCAGAACCAGCGCGTTGACGGGCGCAAGGTGCGTTTCCTGTCTGCCAATGATTCTTACACGCCCGATAAAGCCGTTGCCGCCACCCAGCAACTGATCGAGCAAAAAGTACTGTTGTTTGCAGGTAATGTCGGCACACCTACGGCAAAGGTCGTTCTCCCTATTCTCGAAGCACAAAAAATACCGGCGGTAGGTTTCTTCACGGGTGCTGACCTGTTACGCCCCGGCAAAGGTGACATCATCAATTTCCGCGCCAGCTATGTACAGGAGACCAAAGCCGTCATCGACGCAGCCTTGCAACATGGCATCAAGCCCACCGAAGTGTGTGCCTATGTGCAAAATGATGCTTTCGGCATGGCGGGGGTTGCTGCTATCCGCGAAGCCTTACAAGCCAGCGAAGGCATGGAAGCTACCCTGAAAACACTCGATAGTGTGATGGCAGCAGAAGGCACAGAGCCTGCCCGTAACCAACTGGGCCCGGTCGGGGTTTACACCCGCAACACCTTTATTGCCCGCGACGGCTATGACTCGCTGAAAGCTTGGGAACAAAAGCAAGGCACAAGCTGTAAACTGGTCGTCACCGTCGGCACTTATGAAGCCATTGCCCGCTTTATCGCTTACGCAACCAATAAAGCCGAACCCTGGATTTTCAGTGCCGTCTCGTTTACCGGGGCAGAGGACTTCCGCAAAACCTTGAATAAATTTAATCTCCATGATCGAGTGATCATGACGCAAGTGGTGCCGCTACCCGAAAGTGACTTACCCATTGTGCAAGAAGCTCGCACCGCACTGGGAAAAGATTACGGCTATGTTTCACAGGAAGGTTATATTGTCGGTAAACTCCTGCTACATGGCCTACGCCAATTGGAAACAGACAAAAAACCCATCACTCGTGCTAATCTATTAGCCACTTTTAAAGGCCAACAGTTCGATCTTGGTGGCTTGAACATGAATTTCAGCCATGATAACCAAGGTTCTGACTTTGTGGTGATGACCCAGTATTCAGCAGACAAATGGCGGTCGTTACAAAATTCGGCTTGGCAAAGCTGGCTTGACCAAAAACAAAAAACGACCACAACCAATTAAGGAAGGTAAACATGGCCACCCAAACAACGAAACGTGGTAATTTTCTCAGTAACCTATCGGTTGCACGGCGTATTTATGCACTCATCCTGATTCCGCTGGCTATCCTGTTCATCACGGGTATTTTCGCTATTATCGCCCTGAACCAAAACCGTTTGGCGCTGGAGGACATGAACAACCGGGTCGTCGCCATCGACCAAGGCAATAAAATCATCCGGCGGATGCAACGCGACTACATCATTTTATTGCATGAAGTCCAGATCGGTAGCCGTACATGGGAAGATGGGCGCAAGACCCTTGAGCAACTGAACGCTGACATCAGCAGCAGTTTTTCACCAGCCTACAAAAATGCCAAAACGACCAATCAGGATCCGCAAACCATTGCCACCCTTAAAGAAGTGGACAACTTACCAGAAGCGATTGATAAAGCCATCGCATTGCTGAAGCTAGAAGATCGCGGCAAGCTGGAGCTATACCTGCAAAACGACATGAATGCTGACACCAAACCGGTGCGGGACAGCATCCATCAGGAAGTAGAAGGTGACATCAAACAATCCCAAGAAGCGTTTACGGGTGCACAAAAGAATGTCGGCATCTTCCTGATGACCAGTATCGCCCTCATCCTGCTGGGAACCTTGATCGCAGCGGTATTGGGCTTTTTGATCTACAAATCCATTGCAGACTCCATCGACCGCCTGATGCTCACCATGAAAAAGATTTCGGATGGCAACCTGCAAGCCCGTGTAGAACTGGAAGGCAACAACGAACTGGCAGAACTTGGTCAAAACTTCAACCAGATGATCGAAGACCGGATCATCACCCAGGCACGCATCGACCAAGACCATAAACAACTCAATGAATCGGTGGGCGTCTTGCTGGATGCCGTATTTGACCTCAGCGAACGTAACCTGACAGTACGTGCCAAAGTAACCGAAGATGCTACCGGGCCACTGGCTGACGCGATTAACCAATTGGCGGAAGACACTGCGGACGTACTCAGACAGGTACGTGACGTTGCCA from Thiothrix litoralis encodes the following:
- a CDS encoding RNA-guided endonuclease InsQ/TnpB family protein, producing the protein MPTKRAYKFRFYPDLQQEKLLAQTFGCVRYVYNSILRYRIDAYDQAQEKVSYLGANARLTAIKKLPERLFLNDVSSVPLQQCLRNQQTAFKNFFEGRAKYPVFKSKKHRQSAEFTYRAFTFRNGELKLAKCDVPLDIRWSQPLPAAPTTVTVSKDQAGRYFVSCLCEFDPMLLPVTDKKVGIDVGIKDLFVTSDGFKSGNPRHTAQHAVKLAKYQRRLAKKKRGSKNRLKAKRKVARVHAKISDCRSDNLHKLSRRLINENQVICVENLAVKNMIKNPTLAKHIADASWGEFTRQLAYKAHWAGRTYVEIDRFFPSSKRCNGCGFVKANMPLDVRSWECPECGATHDRDVNAARNILAAGLAVLAFGENVSGDGISVSLSCSR
- a CDS encoding methyl-accepting chemotaxis protein codes for the protein MATQTTKRGNFLSNLSVARRIYALILIPLAILFITGIFAIIALNQNRLALEDMNNRVVAIDQGNKIIRRMQRDYIILLHEVQIGSRTWEDGRKTLEQLNADISSSFSPAYKNAKTTNQDPQTIATLKEVDNLPEAIDKAIALLKLEDRGKLELYLQNDMNADTKPVRDSIHQEVEGDIKQSQEAFTGAQKNVGIFLMTSIALILLGTLIAAVLGFLIYKSIADSIDRLMLTMKKISDGNLQARVELEGNNELAELGQNFNQMIEDRIITQARIDQDHKQLNESVGVLLDAVFDLSERNLTVRAKVTEDATGPLADAINQLAEDTADVLRQVRDVATSVETTSQDVNRYALKVNKLAQLERSEAEETAVQLDTILQRLDSIAASAQQANQVADTTSTTTRHAQETVSRSMENMSNIRDTVQETGKRLKRLGERSQEISQIIDFINNLSERTTVLALNASMQATAAGDAGRGFSMIAEEIQRLAESSRDSTNQISTLVRNIQQEANTTIATMDNTIAQVVSGSTLAEEAAQQMQATLEATNELVASVEKIAVSSAEQVAISKSLQTRAERILEATQSTGKELLSLTGLTKNMAEYGQRLVKSVNVFKLDA
- a CDS encoding YbaB/EbfC family nucleoid-associated protein translates to MMGKAGIGGLMKQAQKMQENMQKAQAEIAAMEVTGQSGGGLVSVVITGKHECKRITIDPSLFADDKDMIEDLVTAAFNDAVHKLEEESSERMAGVTAGMPMPPGFKMPF
- a CDS encoding ABC transporter substrate-binding protein, yielding MKNKNKHYAAIAGLLSLLCAPPATQAEDGVTDTEIVIGGVMDLDGRSSGLGLGMKEGIEAALQNQRVDGRKVRFLSANDSYTPDKAVAATQQLIEQKVLLFAGNVGTPTAKVVLPILEAQKIPAVGFFTGADLLRPGKGDIINFRASYVQETKAVIDAALQHGIKPTEVCAYVQNDAFGMAGVAAIREALQASEGMEATLKTLDSVMAAEGTEPARNQLGPVGVYTRNTFIARDGYDSLKAWEQKQGTSCKLVVTVGTYEAIARFIAYATNKAEPWIFSAVSFTGAEDFRKTLNKFNLHDRVIMTQVVPLPESDLPIVQEARTALGKDYGYVSQEGYIVGKLLLHGLRQLETDKKPITRANLLATFKGQQFDLGGLNMNFSHDNQGSDFVVMTQYSADKWRSLQNSAWQSWLDQKQKTTTTN
- a CDS encoding histidine triad nucleotide-binding protein, coding for MSNCLFCRIVAGEIPAKIAYEDEDVIAFHDLNPQAPLHVLVIPRKHIATINDIQPDDAALIGKLYLAAKQVAADAGYADDGYRVVMNCGADAGQSVFHIHLHVLAGRHLSWPPG
- a CDS encoding response regulator, yielding MIRKILIADDSNTERLHLTHILESAGFEVMAAQSGNEAKILAESQQPDLILLDIIMDDGDGYQACRAIKRNPITQAIPVIMVSSKSNPVDKQWAQKLGATDYIVKPYTEADVLQQIAKL
- the recR gene encoding recombination mediator RecR, producing MSESSLLKELVDALRCLPGVGSRTAQRMAFHLLENDRRSGERLAAVMARAMRDVRHCSRCRTLTEHETCRICANPARQPNLLCVVEHPSDVVAVEQATGYRGYYFVLGGRLSPLDGIGPEDIGLDVLEARLDEGEVQELILATNPTVEGEVTAHYISELAAKRNIPASRIAHGVPMGSELEYVDSGTLSHAFEGRRKY
- a CDS encoding chemotaxis protein CheW, producing the protein MQTSSGSVASRFYYRIGIHFILLEAEIRTEVLSEQVTYPLPFSPAWCAGLISLRGELYPIVDMHQVLQGQSFATTPQLLLIQHPRFPPIALTCDGYPRQLKLPAQDLDLQVGENLPGWIPHVLHHDSNTLLVADHGRLLRHLQRTQGS
- the dnaX gene encoding DNA polymerase III subunit gamma/tau, which produces MSYQVLARKWRPQDFQQMVGQAHVLRALMNALDGDDGKQRLHHAYLFTGTRGVGKTTLARIFAKCLNCETGVTAKPCGECRSCREIAEGRHVDLIEVDAASRTKVEDTRDLLDNVQYAPTRGRFKIYLIDEVHMLSGHSFNALLKTLEEPPPHVKFLFATTDPQKLPVTILSRCLQFNLKRMPVDMISGYLATVLEQENIPFSESALRILARAADGSMRDALSLTDQAIVAGGGAVSEDDVQDMLGLLPHEHLIGLLQAVADDDGARMLAIVGQMAQLTTDFTAAADSFISLLHSIAVQQVVAADEADVDVAALAKLLSPADVQLYYQMALYGRRDLPLAPDPRGGFEMLLLRMLAFRLDDGTARQDSIPSAPAEKKKIVVEEFQPKKETPPNLPLSGEEPEPEEEVAVVAAPAPVPAPFPDKGRAGEGFLPPSAASTNDWHTLYPQLNLTGMALPLAQHCLLESVTDDQITLLLDESGSSLQSSTAEAQLAEALAKYYGRTLKLHFELATLSEETPEKRTLREGAEKQTAAEEAIRNDPFVQQLQETFGAVIVPGSIRPRTKGS